A single window of Vanessa atalanta chromosome 27, ilVanAtal1.2, whole genome shotgun sequence DNA harbors:
- the LOC125074153 gene encoding uncharacterized protein LOC125074153 isoform X3: protein MAAVQMITREIMTTPRIAPSQRTVAVPLTPTLSETKQSLDERNEDTDNVCEEQLLNPRAQFMETKLRLVDTNVQTLSNNVEFSFHKKHKRRDRIRSRSEEKLQIIELMKYRNAGVAKQNALKSRSYRKFHSKSKPSEIFVEFIKNFENQIFHVGIPGKRECAVDKYRQSFAKIFYSSPTDSKIHYEDDLNKILEAWMKLVPLKLKDKFDIEKEKKYIQYDLFNYLKRIATVPPEQIRKEKLKADILDRLKLIHLDVKRNKAATLNSLAEILIHKVTCVGRRRWDIDGNRKGRDVNHSLLKSLQTPTEKDVEAFVLKYTTLFLQRFGLKLQKSLIKEIQDELLDIFITSMEAITNGNIEFVKTDIVQFLRKYGLSEQKSYNFANILIKYFKETFTNDTIHHKVRSETLIVLPNVCSKRSVATVPDLTIENSTNDDIATNLKHFTNKICQHINEWLSDLEIPQAQDKESRQALINELAEEIVERRKYLELNPYHKVSDEAELELFKYQVFKWIKKLTVQDSLEAVEHVHDFMKRIKNIPVTMISRLQDDYIFSKQLNDTKIIPDKSVELNIVPQKNIVSIATTCNIDQNALQNYEDFSKIKSIIGSTYAPYYKKEGNAQIINIALNNNEQKTNKNHEVKPTPQCSHNLKNTTCEQSCPNQNKVLSSSVDIKNNDQLEAEYDQFIKDWVQEIPMAATNQKEEVILEKARLGIYNGLWKVISKLNCDPSTYYNQFLYEDLLDDAIDDLLDCLPQSSDLKSKRHLLKVRLIEKTISTNNQIKENEEASYKNKLIQNVVINLRKQGITDHRDGNPTELHEHMQITKLVESYLLLTKFKNEDKVISNVYRKKLIKEVKDFVNDLVKNHAKELKDIDLDSYENDIVNLLNKVPLPSENTIKQEADDVLLGIEIEQWYGDLPIVSNNDYTEQYQRRKQRDNLAKKIKEIENKNDMDSSEMELRNEVSRFLEKAPLEEGESLNINFMVDELLNRLKNKTKYDKSHSAKSPCCSSFTKLPKSPRVVIKEPPSYRLFEEERPSSSSFKETSNKQWHTLQKTVPDVGTQTENKTMHTLPPYIDPSYTPPITQENRKLQLSNETHIEAMDGNVAAGTSESYHEPHYFIPREIQATRHDGRTYGKELNADPGVNEDNHENMYINNFPTTSQSLKGTSPYRQRNGYISYPRDIFTEEMKNQTTNDEEDQFLLKSSKVSQTDNKTKNVATEPDTVDNKTMESLFRRAKNSNTAQVPNDRRVPKLEKDAQRQRFTYDSDEEDKIPCNCIERYLKHRQKMQNYPCEDFDRLPSCLPIFYPYPYFML, encoded by the exons ATGG CGGCCGTTCAGATGATAACGAGAGAAATTATGACGACGCCGAGGATCGCACCCTCTCAGAGAACT gTCGCGGTACCTCTAACACCAACATTATCGGAAACTAAACAAAGTTTAGATGAGAGAAATGAAGATACAGACAATGTTTGTGAAGAGCAGCTTTTAAATCCAAGAGCACAATTTATGGAGACGAAATTAAGGCTCGTTGACACGAATGTTCAAACTTTGTCTAACAACGTTGAGTTTAGTTtccataaaaaacataaaagaagGGATAGGATACGCAGCCGTTCTGAAGAAAAACTACAAATCATTGAATTGATGAAGTACAGAAATGCAGGCGTTGCCAAACAAAACGCTTTAAAATCTAGGTCGTATCGCAAGTTTCATAGCAAAAGTAAGCCTAGTGAAATTTTCGtagaattcattaaaaattttgaaaatcaaatatttcacGTTGGTATACCTGGGAAGAGAGAATGTGCAGTAGACAAATATCGTCAATCCTtcgctaaaatattttattcgagtccCACTGATAGTAAAATACATTATGAAGATGACTTAAATAAGATATTAGAGGCCTGGATGAAACTTGTACCTTTAaagttaaaagataaatttgatattgagaaggaaaagaaatatatacaatatgatttatttaattatttaaaacgtatcGCTACTGTTCCACCAGAACAAATCagaaaagaaaaacttaaagcTGATATATTAGACCGGTTGAAACTTATTCACCTTgatgttaaaagaaataaagcAGCAACCCTAAATTCACTAGcggaaattttaatacataaagttACATGTGTTGGTCGTCGGAGATGGGACATTGATGGAAACAGAAAAGGAAGAGATGTAAATCATTCTTTGTTGAAAAGTCTCCAGACACCGACAGAAAAAGACGTAGAAGctttcgtattaaaatatactacattatttttacaaaggtttggtttaaagttacaaaaatcACTAATCAAAGAGATACAAGAcgaattattagatatatttataacatctaTGGAAGCAATAACTAATGGTAATATAGAGTTCGTTAAAACAGATATTGTACAATTCCTTCGTAAATATGGTTTATCTGAACAGAAATCGtataattttgcaaatattttaattaaatatttcaaggaAACATTTACAAACGATACGATTCACCACAAAGTTAGATCAGAAACACTAATCGTATTACCCAATGTATGTAGCAAAAGATCAGTTGCCACAGTCCCTGATCTTACGATAGAGAATAGCACTAACGATGATATTGctacaaatttaaaacattttacaaacaaGATATGTCAACATATAAATGAATGGTTAAGTGACTTAGAAATACCTCAAGCTCAAGATAAAGAGTCGAGACAAGCTTTAATAAACGAGCTAGCTGAAGAAATAGTTGAAAGGCGTAAATACCTGGAGCTTAATCCATATCACAAAGTTTCTGATGAAGCTGAACTTGAGCTATTTAAGTATCAAGTTTTCAAATGGATTAAAAAGCTCACAGTTCAAGATAGTTTAGAAGCTGTAGAGCATGTACATGATTTTATGAAACGAATTAAGAACATTCCTGTTACTATGATATCTAGACTACAAGACGATTACATCTTTTCTAAACAATTAAATGATACTAAAATTATACCCGACAAATCTGTAGAATTAAACATCgttccacaaaaaaatatagtttctatAGCCACAACTTGTAATATTGATCAAAATGCTCTGCAAAATTATGAAGatttctcaaaaataaaatcaataattggCAGCACTTATGCAccgtattataaaaaagaaggcaatgcacaaataattaatatagcatTAAACAACAatgaacaaaaaacaaataaaaatcacgaAGTTAAACCTACGCCCCAGTGCtctcacaatttaaaaaatactacttgTGAACAGAGCTGCCCGAACCAAAACAAAGTTTTGAGTTCAAgtgttgatattaaaaataacgacCAACTTGAGGCAGAGTACGATCAATTCATTAAGGATTGGGTCCAAGAAATACCAATGGCAGCAACCAATCAAAAGGAAGAGGTTATATTGGAGAAGGCGAGATTAGGCATATATAATGGCTTATGGAAAGTAATATCCAAACTAAATTGTGATCCTTCCACGTACTACAATCAATTTCTGTATGAAGATCTCCTTGACGATGCTATAGATGATTTATTGGATTGCTTACCTCAGTCTTCagatttaaaatctaaaagacATTTGCTAAAGGTTAGACTTATTGAAAAAACTATTTCTacgaataatcaaataaaagaaaacgaaGAAGCatcatataagaataaattaattcaaaatgttgtaattaatttacgaAAACAAGGCATAACTGATCATCGAGACGGAAATCCCACAGAATTGCATGAGCATATGcaaataacaaaattagttGAAAGCTATCTTCtattaacaaaattcaaaaatgaGGACAAAGTGATATCGAACgtttacagaaaaaaattgataaaagaaGTTAAAGATTTTGTTAATGACTTAGTAAAAAATCATGCCAAAGAATTAAAGGACATTGATTTAGATAGTTATGAAAATGATATAgtgaatcttttaaataaagttccTCTCCCGAgtgaaaatacaataaaacaagaGGCTGACGACGTTCTCTTAGGCATTGAAATAGAACAATGGTATGGTGATTTGCcaattgtttcaaataacgattaCACTGAACAATATCAAAGAAGAAAACAGAGAGATAATTTAGctaaaaagataaaagaaatCGAGAATAAGAATGACATGGATTCCTCTGAAATGGAATTAAGAAATGAAGTGTCAAGATTTCTCGAAAAAGCACCATTGGAAGAAGGAGAAAGTTTAAACATAAACTTCATGGTAGATGAACtgttaaatagattaaaaaataaaacgaaatatgaTAAAAGTCATAGTGCCAAGAGTCCTTGCTGCTCTAGTTTTACAAAGCTACCAAAATCACCAAGAGTTGTCATCAAAGAACCACCAAGTTATAGATTATTTGAAGAAGAAAGACCCTCAAGTTCATCATTCAAAGAAACGTCTAATAAACAGTGGCATACTCTACAAAAAACTGTACCCGATGTTGGTACACAAACAGAAAACAAAACTATGCATACACTGCCTCCATACATTGATCCTTCATATACTCCTCCTATAACACAGGAGAATAGAAAACTACAATTATCTAATGAGACTCATATCGAAGCAATGGACGGAAACGTAGCAGCCGGTACTTCAGAATCTTATCACGAACCACATTATTTTATTCCACGTGAAATCCAAGCCACAAGACATGATGGTAGGACATATGGCAAAGAACTTAATGCTGACCCTGGAGTAAATGAAGATAACCACgagaatatgtacataaataattttccgACAACATCTCAAAGCTTGAAAGGTACAAGTCCTTATCGACAAAGAAATGGCTATATATCTTACCCAAGAGATATTTTTACAGAAGAAATGAAAAATCAAACTACTAATGACGAAGAAGATCAATTTCTCCTTAAATCTTCAAAAGTGTCCCAAACcgacaataaaacaaaaaatgttgcGACAGAACCTGACACTGTTGATAATAAAACGATGGAATCACTTTTTCGACGTGCAAAAAATTCTAACACTGCCCAAGTTCCGAATGACAGAAGAGTACCAAAACTAGAAAAAGATGCTCAAAGACAAAGATTTACTTATGATTCTGACGAAGAAGATAAAATTCCTTGTAACTGTATCGAGCGATACCTGAAACATAGACAAAAAATGCAAAACTATCCTTGTGAAGATTTCGATCGCCTGCCTTCGTGTCTACCGATATTTTACCCTTATCCCtactttatgttataa